GCCGCGGGTCGTACCGGATCGCGTCGTGCCACTCGGCGATCAGCCGCAGCCGCGCGGCGAACGGGTCCGCCGGGATGTCGCCGTCCCATTCGGCCAGGAACGCCTCGTAGCGGGCGGCCAGCCCGGGCAGGTCGTACGCGTCACCGATCATGGCGGCCACGTCGGTCAGCTCGTCGGCCCGGGCCCGGAAGACCCGCACGTGCGCCGCCAGGCCCAGCCCCGCCACGATCTCCGCCGTGGCGGCGTGCCCCGGCGCGATCCACAGTCCACCTTGCAGCGGCCCGAAGCCGGCCCAGGCGAGCTGGGAGCGCAGGTCGTGCCGTTGCCGCTGCCACGACTCGGGCAGCGAGAAGCACAGCAGCGTCCAGGTGCCGTCCCAGTCGTCGTTGACCGCGCCGGTGCGCCAGATGCGGGTCCGGCCGTCGCGCAGCACGGCGGTGGACCGGCCGGTGAGTCCGAAGTACATCCGGCGGCCGTGCCGGCGGCGGTGCAGCAGGTCGCGGGCGGCCATCCGGGTCAGGGTGGAGCGGGCGGCGTGCTCGGAGACGCCGAGCCGGTCGAGGGCGTCGATCACGCTGCCGGAGAAGACGCACACCTCCCGGTCCAGGACGAAGTCGCCGAGCAGCATGAGCAGCAGGTTCTGCGGGCGAAGCTGCGGTGCGGTCAACGCGGACGCCTCCGATGTTGGGCAGAATATTGACGGCCGTCAGCAAAGAGCCTAGCGTCGATGAAACGCTCCCGAAACGAGCACCTGGGAGGAACCCGTGCGCAGCACCGTGCCGCTCCTCGCCACCCTGACCCTCACCGTCGCCGTCGCCGGCTGCGGCGCCACCGACGACGGCGGCGGCGACGGGCCCATCCGGATCGGTCAGATCGTCTCGCTGACCGGCAACTACTCGCCGCTGGGCAGCGAGAACCAGAAGTCGGTCGCGCTCGCCGTCGACCGGATCAACGCCGCCGGCGGCATCGGCGGGCGCCGGATCACGCTCACCGTCCGCGACGACAAGAGCGCCCCCGACCAGGCGGTGCTCGCGTTCAACGAGCTCAAGGGCGAGTCCGACGCGATCATCGGCTCGCCGTTCTCCAACTCCGCCCTCGCCGTCCTCCCGCTCGTCGACCGCGAGGAGATCCCCTACATCTCGCTGACCCCCGCCGACGAACAGGTCGACCCGGTCCGGCCGTACGTCTTCGTCGTGCCCGCCACCAGCGCCACCTACGCCCAGGCGGCGCTGGAGTACTTCCAGGCCACCGGCGTCAGCCGGCTCGCGGTCGCCTACGACGGCCGCAGCAGCTACGCGGCGGCCGGGTTCAAGGGCCTGCAGACCAGATCCGGGGGGTACGGTGTGCGCCTCGCCCCCACGGAGGAGTTCCAGACCGGCGCCACCGAGTTCGGCGCGGTCTTCACGCACGTGCGCTCCTCCGACGCGCAGGCGCTGATGGTCTGGGCCACCGGGCCACCGGCCGTCGCCCTGACCAAGCAGTACGCGACCGCCGGCCTGGACGTCCCGCTGGTGCTCACCGGCGCCCAGGCCAGCAAGCTCTTCCTCGACCCGGCCGGCCCGGCCGCGGAGGGCGTCACGATCGCGCACTCGATCGGCGTGACCGGCGCCGCCCTGCCGGCCGGCGCGCAGCGCACCGCGGTCGACGAGCTGACCACCGCCTTCACCGCGGCGCACGGCTACCCGCCGCCGCAGTTCGCCCAGGACGGCTGGAGCGGCGTCAAGCTCCTCGCGGCCGCGATCGAGAAGGCCGGCGGCACCGACCGCACGCGGGTCCGCGACGCGCTGGAGGGCCTGACCCTCACCACCCCGAACGGCACCTACCGCTACTCCGCCACCGACCACAGTGGGCTGACCACCGAGTTCATCGCGATCAGCACGGTCCGAGGGGGCGCCTTCGTGCCCACCGAGTTCTCCGCGGCCCGGCTGGCCACGATCGGTGGCCGGTGATGGCGGCCGGCGCCGCCCTGGAGGTCACCGGCCTGACCCGCGCGTTCGGCGGTGTCCACGCCGTGCGCGAGGCCGGCCTGACCGTCGCGCCGGGCGAGTTGCGCGCCGTCATCGGCCCGAACGGGGCGGGCAAGACCACGCTGTTCGCGCTGATCGGCGGCCAGCTCGCCGCGGACGCCGGTACGGTGCGCCTCGACGGGCGGCGCATCGACCGGCTGCCGCCGCACCGCCGCGCCGGCCGCGGCGTGGCCGTGGTGTTCCAGGCCGCCCGGGTCTTCGCCGGCCTGACCGCGCGGGAGAACGTGATGGTCGGCGCGCACGCCACCACCAGCGCCGGGTTCGTGGCGGCGGCGCTGCGGCTGCCCGCCCACCACCGGCAGGAGCGGCTGATCCGGGACCGGGCCGCGCAGTGCCTGGCCCGCACCGGCCTCACCGAGTGGGCCGACCGGCCCGCCGGTGAGCTGCCGCTGGGCCAGCAGCGCGCGCTGCAGCTGGCCCGCGCCCTGTGCGGGCGGCCACGGCTGCTGCTGCTCGACGAGCCCGCCTCCGGGCTGCGGGCGGCCGAGCGGGACCGGCTGGCCGAGCTGATCGCCTCGCTGCGGGCCGAGGGGCTGACCATCCTGCTGGTCGAGCACGACGTGACGTTCGTGATGCGGTTGGCCGACCGGATCACGGTGCTGGACCTGGGCCGGGTCATCGCCGACGGCCCGCCGGCACGGGTGCGCGCCGACCCGGCGGTGATCGCCGCCTACCTCGGTTCCACCCTGGACCGGCGGGCCGCGGCATGAGCGCCGTCCTGGAGGTCCGGGACCTCAGCGTGCGCTACGCGGGTGCCATCGCGCTCGACGGCGTGTCCCTGACCGTGTCCGCCGGGGAGCGGGTCGCGCTGATCGGGGCGAACGGCGCCGGCAAGACCACGCTGGTCCGCGCGGTCTGCGGGCTGGTGCGCCCCGCGGCCGGGACGGTGACCGTGCGCGGCCGGTGTGCGCAGGTGCCGGAGGGCCGGGAGGTCTTCGGTGATCTCACGGTCGAGGACAACCTGCGGCTCGGCGGCTGGCGCAACGGCCGCCGGGGCCGGGACACCACGGCGGTCTACGCGCTGTTCCCGGCCCTGGCCGGGCTGCGGCGGCGGCGTGCCGGCACGCTCTCCGGCGGCCAGCAGCAGATGGTGGCGATCGGCCGGGCGCTGATGGCCCGCCCCGACGTGCTGGTCATCGACGAGCTCAGTCTCGGCCTGGCCCCGCTCGCGGTCGAGGAGATCACCGGTCACCTGCGCGCGCTGAGCGTGGCGCTGCTGCTGATCGAGCAGAACGCCCGCCTCGCCCTGGACCTGTGCGCGCGTGGCTACGTGCTGGAGTCGGGCCGGGTCGCGCTGGCCGGGGACGCGGCCGGGCTGGCCGCCGACCCCCGGGTCGCCGCCGCCTATCTGGGCGGGCACGTGGCGGTGACCCCGTGACCGGCCTGGTCGGTTACCTGGTCACCGGGCTCGGCATCGGCGCGGGGTTCGCGCTGGTCGGCAGCGGCCTGGTGGTGATCTACCGGGTGACCCGGGTGGTCAACTTCGCGCAGGGCGCGCTGGCCGTGCTGGCCGCGATGCTGACCGCGTCGCTGCTGTCCGCCGGGTTGCCGCACGGGGTGGCGGAGACGCTGGGGGTGCTGGCCGGGGCGGCCGCCGGGCTGCTGGTCGGGGTGGTGGCGATCGGCCGGCCGGGGACCGCGCCGGGTGCGTCGCTGATCGTCACGCTCGGGCTGGGCCTGCTGGCCTACGCGGTGGAGATCCTGGTCTGGGGCGACCAGCCGCGGTCGTTCCCCGGGCTCGGTGGCGCGGTCGAGCTGGCCGGCGCCCGGGTGCAGGTGCACTACCTGCTGATCGTCGCGGTCACGGTCCCGGTGTTCGGCTGCCTGGCGCTGTTCTTCGCCCGCACCGACCTCGGCAAGGCGCTGTCGGCGTGCGCGTCGAACCCGTACGCGGCCCGGGTCGTCGGCATCGACGTGCGCCGGATGGGGCTGCTGTCGTTCGCGCTCGGCGGCGCGCTGGGCGGGCTGGCCGGGGTGCTGACCACGCCGGTGCAGCAGGTGACGTTCGACAGCGACGTGGCGCTGATCGTCAACGGGTTCGCCGCGGCGGTGCTCGGCGGGCTCACCCGGCCGGGTGTGGCGCTGGCCGGTGGGCTGCTGCTCGGGGTGGCGCAGACCGTGGTGGCCGGCTACGGCGGCGGCGCGTACCGGCTGGAGGTGGCCCTGGTGGTGCTGTTGGCCGTGATGATCGCGCATGCGGTGCGCACCCCGCCGGCCCAGGAGGCGGCCGCATGAGGGCGGCCTGGATCGCCGCGGGTCTGCTGGCGCTGGCCGTGCCGGTGCTGCTGCCCGAGCGGCATCTCGCGGTCTACGTGCTGCTGGCCCTGACCGCCACGGTCACGGTCGGCGTGTCGATGCTGATGGGGTACGCCGGGCAGGTGTCGCTCGGCCAGGCGTCGTTCTACGCGATCGGCGCGTACGCCGCCGGGCTGCTGGCCACGCACGGGCTGCCGCCGCTGCTCGGGCTGCTGGCCGCGCCGCTGGTCGCCGCCGCGGCCGCGCTGCTGGTCGGCGCGCCGCTGCTGCGCCTGCGCGGGCACCACCTGGCGTTCGCGACGCTGGCCGTGCAGCTGATCCTGCTCGGGCTGCTCAGCCGGGGCGAGTGGGCCGGCGGCGCGATCGGCCTGCAGGGCATCCCGCGGTTCTCGGCCGGCGGCGTGCAGCTGCGCGACGACCTCGGCTACGCCTATCTCGCGCTGGCGGTGCTGGCCGTGGTGATGCTGGTCTACCGCAACGTGGTCGTCTCCCGGGTCGGCCGGGCGCTGCGGGCCGCCGCCACCGGGGAGGCCGCCGCGGCCGCCTGCGGGGTGCCGGTCGGCCGTTACCGGCTGGCGGTCTTCGCGCTCTCCGCCGCGTTCGCCGGGCTGGCCGGTGGCGTGTACGCGTTCTACCTCGGTTACCTGTCACCGGGTTCGTTCCCGGTGCTGCTGTCCATCGAGTTCGTGGTGATGGCGGCCGTCGGCGGGCTGGGCACCGTCGCCGGCCCGCTGGTCGGCGCCGGCGTGATCACGGTGCTGGTGCAGGCGCTGACCCTGCTCGGCACCCAGCCCGGCATGCCCGGGTACGCGCCGGCCGTGCTCTCCTACGCCGTCTACGGTCTCGTCCTCGTCGTCGCGGTGCTCTACCTGCCGCGCGGCATCGTCCCGTCCGTCCACAGCGCACTGCGGATCCCGAGGGGGAAGTCGTGAATCTGACCGGCAGGGTGGCCATCGTGACCGGCGCCGCGCGCGGGCTCGGCCTGGCCTACGCGCGGGCGCTCGGCGCGGCCGGCGCCGCGGTCGTGGTCAACGACGCGGACGAGGCGGGCGCGGCCGCGGCGGCCGCCGGGATCGAGGCGGCCGGCGGGCGGGCGGTGGCCGCGCCCGGCGCGGTGGGGCCGAGCGACGTCGCCGAGGCGCTCACCGAGCGGGCGGTGGCCACGTTCGGCCGGCTGGACGTGCTGGTGACCAACGCGGGTGTGCTGCGCGACCGGATCCTGTGGAAGATGACCGACGAGGAGTTCGACGAGGTCGTCGCCGTGCACCTGCGCGGCACGTTCACCTGTGTGCGGGCCGCCGTGCGGCGGATGCGGGCCCAGAGCGAAGGTGGCCGGGTCATCACGGTCGGCTCCCCGGCCGGGCAGCGCGGCAACCCGGGCCAGACCAACTACGCGGCGGCCAAGGCCGCGGTCGTCGGCATGACGCGTACCTGGGCGCTGGAGTGCGCCCGTGACCGGATCACCGTCAACGCGGTCGTGCCGGTCGCCGCGACCGCGATGACCGCGACCATCCCGGCCTTCGCCCCGCACGTGGCGGCCTGGCGGGAGCGGGGCGTGCCGTTGCCGGACTGGCTGCGCGCCGGGGAGGGGTTCGGCACCGTGGAGGACGCGGCCGGGCTGGTCGTCTTCCTCGCCTCCGCGGCGTCGGCCGGGATCACCGGGCAGGCGATCGGGGTCGGCGGTGACCGGCTGACGCTGTGGACGCACCCGGCCGAGGCGGTGGCCGCGCACCGGGACGGCGGCTGGGACGCCGACGGTGTCGCCGGCGTGTGGGAGCCGGTGTTCGGCGCGGCGGTGCAACCGGTCGGGATCCCGGCCCCGCGGGAGCCACGGCCATGACCGGGTACGCCGCGATCGACATGCACGTGCACGTCGAGGTGTCGGCGGACGGGCACCCGTCGCTGCCGGCGCACCTGATGGCCGCCTCGGCGGCCTACTTCAAGGTGGCCGGCGACGCGCGGCAGCCCGGGGTGGACGAGATCGCCGCCTACTACCGCGAGCGCCGGATGGCCGCGGTGGTCTTCACCGTCGACGCGGAGACGGCGACCGGGCATCCGCCGATCGCCAGCGAGGAGATCGCCGACGCCTGCGCCGGGCACCCGGGCACGCTGATCCCGTTCGGCAGCGTCGACCCGTGGCGGGGACGGGCGGCGGTGCGGCAGGCCCGCCGGCTGGTCGAGCGGCACGGGGTGCGCGGCTTCAAGTTCCATCCGAGTCTGCAGGCCTTCTCCGTCAACGACCGGATGGCGTACCCGCTGTACGAACAGCTCGAGGCGTCGGGTGCCATCGCGCTGTTCCACAGTGGGCAGACCGGGATCGGGGCCGGCACGCCGGGCGGGTCGGGCATCCGGCTGCGGTACGCCAATCCGCTCGACCTCGACGACGTGGCCGCGGACTTCCCGGACCTGCGGATCGTCATCGCGCACCCGTCGTTCCCGTGGCAGGACGAGGCGCTGGCGGTGGCCACCCACAAGCCGAACGTCCACATCGACCTGTCCGGCTGGTCACCGAAGTACTTCCCGCCGCAACTGGTCCGCTACGCCAACACGCTGCTGGCCGACCGGGTGCTGTTCGGCTCCGACTTCCCGGTGCTGACCCCGGACCGCTGGCTGGCCGACTTCGCCGCGCTGGACATCAGACCGGAGGTACGGCCGAAGATCCTGCACGGCAACGCGGCCCGGCTGCTCGGGCTGACCGCACCCGGGGAGCGCGCCGATGCGTAACCAGGGCGTCGGGTCGTGGGCGGCCCGCCGGGCCCGGATGGCCCCGGACCGGGTCGCGCTGATCCACGAGGGACGGCAACACACCTACGGCGAGGTGGCCGCCCGGGCGAACGCGCTGGCGCACCGGCTGGCCGGGCTCGGCGTGCGCCGCGGCGACCGGGTCGCCCACCTCGGGCCGAACCAGCCCGGGTTCCTGGACGCGCTGTTCGCCACCGGCCTGCTCGGCGCCGTGTTCGTGCCGCTGAACACCCGGCTGGCCGCGCCGGAGCTGGACTACATCATCGGCGACTGCGGCGCGCGGGTGCTGCTGTGGACACCCGGCTGCGAGGCGACGGTGGCGCGGCTGCGCGCGGACGCGCGGGCCGTACCGCTCGGCGAGGCCGGTGGCACGGACGGCGGCACGACCGGCGGCACGACCGGCGGCACGGCCGGCGGCGCGGCCGGCGGCGCGGCCGGCGGCGCGGCCGGCGGGCCGGTGGACGTGGACGTCACCGACGCCGAGACCTGCATGATCATGTACACGTCGGGGACCACCGGGCGGCCCAAGGGCGCGATGCTCACCCACGCCAACATCGCTTGGAACTGCGTGAACCTGCTCATCGACGTCGACCTCGCCAGCGACGAGGTCACCCTGGTCAGCGCACCGATGTTCCACGTCGCCGCGCTCAACCAGACCGTGCTGCCCACCTTCCTCAAGGGCGGCACCTGCGTGCTGACCGGCGGCTTCGACCCGGAGGCGACGCTCGACCTGATCGCCGCGTACCGGGTCACCTGCCTGTTCGGCGTGCCCGCGATGTTCGCCGCGATCGCCCGGTCACCGCGGTTCGGCACCGCCGACCTCGGCTCGGTGCGGTCGCTGCTCTGCGGCGGCGCGCCGGTCCCGGAACCGCTGATCGCCGCCTACCAGCGGCGCGGGCTGACGTTCCTGCAGGGGTACGGGATGACGGAGTGCTCCCCCGGCGCGCTGTTCCTGCGCGCGCCGGAGAGCGTGCGCAAGGCCGGGTCGGCGGGCACGCCGGTGTTCTTCGGCGACGTGCGGGTGACCACCCCGGACGGCGGCGACGCCGGGCCCGGCGAGACCGGGGAGATTCTGGTGCGGGGGCCGACGGTGATGGCCGGTTACTGGGGGGCGCCCGCCGAGACGCGCGCGGTGCTGGGCGACGACGGCTGGCTGCGCACCGGCGACCTGGCGGTCACCGACACCGACGGCTTCGTCTACGTCCGCGACCGGGTCAAAGACATGATCATCTCGGGTGGGGAGAACGTCTACCCGGCCGAGGTGGAGGCCGCGCTGCTGGCCCACCCCGCGGTCGCCGAGTGTGCCGTGGTCGGGGTGCCCGACGCGCGCTGGGGCGAGGTCGGCCGCGCGTTCGTGGTGCCCGCCGCCGCGGTGGAGGCCGCCGAGCTGCTCGCCTTCCTCGACGGCCGGATCGCCCGCTACAAGATCCCGAAGTCCGTCGTGTTCGCCGAGACGCTGCCGCGTACCGCCTCGGGCAAGGTCGTCAAGGCGCGGCTGCGGGCGCCCGTCCCCGATCGGAGGAACCCATGACCACCACCGTGCGCGGGCTCGGCGAGCTCGCCGGGACCGCCGGACTCGACCTCGGCCACAGCGACTGGATCGAGGTCACCCAGCAGCGCGTCGACACCTTCGCCGACGCCACCGGCGACCACCAGTGGATCCACGTCGACCCGGTACGGGCGGCGGCCGGCCCGTTCGGCGGCACCATCGCGCACGGCTACCTGACCCTGGCGCTGGTCATTCCGCTCTGGACGTCACTGCTGGTCGTCGAGGACGTGGCGATGGCGGTGAACTACGGCCTCAACCGGGTCCGGTTCCCCTCCCCGGTCCCCGCCGGGTCGAAGGTGCGGCTGCACGCCGCCGTGCTGCACGCCCGGGAGGTGGCCGGCGACGGGGTGGAGCTGACCGTGGCGATGACCGTGCACCGCGAGGGTGCCACGAAACCCGCCGTGGCCGCCGAGGCCGTCTACCGCTACTACGCGTGAGGCCGCGCCCGGACCCGCAGGCCCGGGCGCGGCGACGGATCAACGCGCCTCGGCCCGGCACCACCGGTCGTGCGCCGGGCGCTCGCCGGTGACGAGGAACGACTCCACCGCCGTGTTCAGGCAGCGGTTCGGCGTGAAGACGAACGCGCCGTGACCGCCCTGGTCGGCGTGCACCATGACGGCGCGGTCGCCGAGCGCCCGCCGCATGCTGCGTGCGCCGGACAGCGGCGTGCCCGGGTCCCGGTCGTTCTGCGCGATCAGGACGGTGGCCGGCCCCCGGTCGCCGATGCGGACCGGCGGCTCCACCGGGTCGCGCCAGAACGCGCACGGCTGGATGTTGGCCGCCGCCGCGCCGAACAGCGGGTAGCGGATCCGGTCGGCCGCGACGTTGGCCCGGTAGACGCCGACCGCCGTCGGCCAGCGCGAGTCGGCGCAGACGGTGTGGAGACGCGCGGCGATCGCGTTCTCCGGATCCGGTGCCGGTGCCGGGGCCGCGTCGACGACCGGTAGCGGCTGGTTCTCGGCCAGGGCCTTCCATGAGGCGGCCATCAGCGGGAACCGCCGGTCGTCGTAGCTGTAGATGAACGAGAACAGCCGGAAGGACGCGCCGTCCACGCCCTGCACGGGCGCGCGGTCGAGCCGGCCGGCGAGGTCGAGGTAGGTCGCCCGGACCTGTGCCGGGGTGCGGCCGAGCCGGTACTCGGGGCGGGCCGCCGCCCACGCCGCGAAGTCCGGGAACCGTTCCTCGAAGCCGCGCCCGTACGCGCGGCCGCCGTCGACGTCCCAGCCCTTCTCGTGCAGGCTGCTGTCCAACACGACTCGGTCGGTGGTGTGCGGGAACAGCGTGGTGTAGACCGCGCCCAGGTAGGTGCCGTACGAGTAGCCGAGGAACGACGCCGTCCGCTCGCCGAGCGCGACCCGTACCCGGTCCAGGTCACGGGCCGCGTTGGCGGTGGAGACGTGCGGCAGCATCCACGCCGACGTGGACGCCGCGCACTGCCCGGCGATGCGGTGCGCCTGCCGCGCCCACGCGGTCACGTCGTCCGGCGTCACCGCGTACGGCGGGATGTTGCCCCTGATGATCTGCTCGGGGGTCAGGTCGCAGGTGACCGGCGTGCTGCGGCCGACGCCACGCGGGTCGATGCCGATCAGGTCGTAGGCGTCCCGCACGCTCCGCGGCAGGCCCTCGGCCACCAGCGCCGCCGGGAAGTCACGGCCCGCCACGCCCGGCCCGCCCGGGTTGGTGAACAGCACGCCGCGGCGCTTCTCCGGGGCCGTGCTCCTGATCCGTGAGATCGCGATCTCGATGGTCCGGCCGTCCGGATTCCGGTAGTCCAGCGGCACCCGCAGCGCCCCGCACTCCGCGCCGGGGATGTCCGGGCACTGTTCCCAGCTCACCGCGCCGGGTGCGGCGTCGCGGGACTCCGCGTGGGCCACCCCGGTGACGGCGAGCGCCGCCACCGCGGTGACGATCATGGCTAAGGCCTTTCGCATGTGCTACCTCTCTGCTGTGGGCACGCCGCAGCGCGCCGGATGCCCGTCCTGCGGTCCGGCGTCGGGGGGTGGTGGAAGGTGCTAGGGGGTCATCCGGACGAGGACGTCGATCTGCGCGGGGTTGTAGAACTCGGTGATCGCCTGGCCGACCACGTCGAGGGCGGCGTCCG
This genomic window from Catenuloplanes niger contains:
- a CDS encoding branched-chain amino acid ABC transporter permease, which produces MTGLVGYLVTGLGIGAGFALVGSGLVVIYRVTRVVNFAQGALAVLAAMLTASLLSAGLPHGVAETLGVLAGAAAGLLVGVVAIGRPGTAPGASLIVTLGLGLLAYAVEILVWGDQPRSFPGLGGAVELAGARVQVHYLLIVAVTVPVFGCLALFFARTDLGKALSACASNPYAARVVGIDVRRMGLLSFALGGALGGLAGVLTTPVQQVTFDSDVALIVNGFAAAVLGGLTRPGVALAGGLLLGVAQTVVAGYGGGAYRLEVALVVLLAVMIAHAVRTPPAQEAAA
- a CDS encoding ABC transporter substrate-binding protein, coding for MRSTVPLLATLTLTVAVAGCGATDDGGGDGPIRIGQIVSLTGNYSPLGSENQKSVALAVDRINAAGGIGGRRITLTVRDDKSAPDQAVLAFNELKGESDAIIGSPFSNSALAVLPLVDREEIPYISLTPADEQVDPVRPYVFVVPATSATYAQAALEYFQATGVSRLAVAYDGRSSYAAAGFKGLQTRSGGYGVRLAPTEEFQTGATEFGAVFTHVRSSDAQALMVWATGPPAVALTKQYATAGLDVPLVLTGAQASKLFLDPAGPAAEGVTIAHSIGVTGAALPAGAQRTAVDELTTAFTAAHGYPPPQFAQDGWSGVKLLAAAIEKAGGTDRTRVRDALEGLTLTTPNGTYRYSATDHSGLTTEFIAISTVRGGAFVPTEFSAARLATIGGR
- a CDS encoding ABC transporter ATP-binding protein, giving the protein MSAVLEVRDLSVRYAGAIALDGVSLTVSAGERVALIGANGAGKTTLVRAVCGLVRPAAGTVTVRGRCAQVPEGREVFGDLTVEDNLRLGGWRNGRRGRDTTAVYALFPALAGLRRRRAGTLSGGQQQMVAIGRALMARPDVLVIDELSLGLAPLAVEEITGHLRALSVALLLIEQNARLALDLCARGYVLESGRVALAGDAAGLAADPRVAAAYLGGHVAVTP
- a CDS encoding amidohydrolase family protein, translated to MTGYAAIDMHVHVEVSADGHPSLPAHLMAASAAYFKVAGDARQPGVDEIAAYYRERRMAAVVFTVDAETATGHPPIASEEIADACAGHPGTLIPFGSVDPWRGRAAVRQARRLVERHGVRGFKFHPSLQAFSVNDRMAYPLYEQLEASGAIALFHSGQTGIGAGTPGGSGIRLRYANPLDLDDVAADFPDLRIVIAHPSFPWQDEALAVATHKPNVHIDLSGWSPKYFPPQLVRYANTLLADRVLFGSDFPVLTPDRWLADFAALDIRPEVRPKILHGNAARLLGLTAPGERADA
- a CDS encoding PaaX family transcriptional regulator; this encodes MTAPQLRPQNLLLMLLGDFVLDREVCVFSGSVIDALDRLGVSEHAARSTLTRMAARDLLHRRRHGRRMYFGLTGRSTAVLRDGRTRIWRTGAVNDDWDGTWTLLCFSLPESWQRQRHDLRSQLAWAGFGPLQGGLWIAPGHAATAEIVAGLGLAAHVRVFRARADELTDVAAMIGDAYDLPGLAARYEAFLAEWDGDIPADPFAARLRLIAEWHDAIRYDPRLPVEHLPPDWPGIRAQKLFRELEAALEAPARAVAAGLLDLRPDTPAGPDAAVRESAP
- a CDS encoding MaoC family dehydratase, with the protein product MTTTVRGLGELAGTAGLDLGHSDWIEVTQQRVDTFADATGDHQWIHVDPVRAAAGPFGGTIAHGYLTLALVIPLWTSLLVVEDVAMAVNYGLNRVRFPSPVPAGSKVRLHAAVLHAREVAGDGVELTVAMTVHREGATKPAVAAEAVYRYYA
- a CDS encoding acyl-CoA synthetase, producing the protein MRNQGVGSWAARRARMAPDRVALIHEGRQHTYGEVAARANALAHRLAGLGVRRGDRVAHLGPNQPGFLDALFATGLLGAVFVPLNTRLAAPELDYIIGDCGARVLLWTPGCEATVARLRADARAVPLGEAGGTDGGTTGGTTGGTAGGAAGGAAGGAAGGPVDVDVTDAETCMIMYTSGTTGRPKGAMLTHANIAWNCVNLLIDVDLASDEVTLVSAPMFHVAALNQTVLPTFLKGGTCVLTGGFDPEATLDLIAAYRVTCLFGVPAMFAAIARSPRFGTADLGSVRSLLCGGAPVPEPLIAAYQRRGLTFLQGYGMTECSPGALFLRAPESVRKAGSAGTPVFFGDVRVTTPDGGDAGPGETGEILVRGPTVMAGYWGAPAETRAVLGDDGWLRTGDLAVTDTDGFVYVRDRVKDMIISGGENVYPAEVEAALLAHPAVAECAVVGVPDARWGEVGRAFVVPAAAVEAAELLAFLDGRIARYKIPKSVVFAETLPRTASGKVVKARLRAPVPDRRNP
- a CDS encoding SDR family oxidoreductase; translated protein: MTGAARGLGLAYARALGAAGAAVVVNDADEAGAAAAAAGIEAAGGRAVAAPGAVGPSDVAEALTERAVATFGRLDVLVTNAGVLRDRILWKMTDEEFDEVVAVHLRGTFTCVRAAVRRMRAQSEGGRVITVGSPAGQRGNPGQTNYAAAKAAVVGMTRTWALECARDRITVNAVVPVAATAMTATIPAFAPHVAAWRERGVPLPDWLRAGEGFGTVEDAAGLVVFLASAASAGITGQAIGVGGDRLTLWTHPAEAVAAHRDGGWDADGVAGVWEPVFGAAVQPVGIPAPREPRP
- a CDS encoding ABC transporter ATP-binding protein — protein: MAAGAALEVTGLTRAFGGVHAVREAGLTVAPGELRAVIGPNGAGKTTLFALIGGQLAADAGTVRLDGRRIDRLPPHRRAGRGVAVVFQAARVFAGLTARENVMVGAHATTSAGFVAAALRLPAHHRQERLIRDRAAQCLARTGLTEWADRPAGELPLGQQRALQLARALCGRPRLLLLDEPASGLRAAERDRLAELIASLRAEGLTILLVEHDVTFVMRLADRITVLDLGRVIADGPPARVRADPAVIAAYLGSTLDRRAAA
- a CDS encoding alpha/beta hydrolase, producing the protein MRKALAMIVTAVAALAVTGVAHAESRDAAPGAVSWEQCPDIPGAECGALRVPLDYRNPDGRTIEIAISRIRSTAPEKRRGVLFTNPGGPGVAGRDFPAALVAEGLPRSVRDAYDLIGIDPRGVGRSTPVTCDLTPEQIIRGNIPPYAVTPDDVTAWARQAHRIAGQCAASTSAWMLPHVSTANAARDLDRVRVALGERTASFLGYSYGTYLGAVYTTLFPHTTDRVVLDSSLHEKGWDVDGGRAYGRGFEERFPDFAAWAAARPEYRLGRTPAQVRATYLDLAGRLDRAPVQGVDGASFRLFSFIYSYDDRRFPLMAASWKALAENQPLPVVDAAPAPAPDPENAIAARLHTVCADSRWPTAVGVYRANVAADRIRYPLFGAAAANIQPCAFWRDPVEPPVRIGDRGPATVLIAQNDRDPGTPLSGARSMRRALGDRAVMVHADQGGHGAFVFTPNRCLNTAVESFLVTGERPAHDRWCRAEAR
- a CDS encoding branched-chain amino acid ABC transporter permease; this encodes MRAAWIAAGLLALAVPVLLPERHLAVYVLLALTATVTVGVSMLMGYAGQVSLGQASFYAIGAYAAGLLATHGLPPLLGLLAAPLVAAAAALLVGAPLLRLRGHHLAFATLAVQLILLGLLSRGEWAGGAIGLQGIPRFSAGGVQLRDDLGYAYLALAVLAVVMLVYRNVVVSRVGRALRAAATGEAAAAACGVPVGRYRLAVFALSAAFAGLAGGVYAFYLGYLSPGSFPVLLSIEFVVMAAVGGLGTVAGPLVGAGVITVLVQALTLLGTQPGMPGYAPAVLSYAVYGLVLVVAVLYLPRGIVPSVHSALRIPRGKS